In the genome of Osmerus mordax isolate fOsmMor3 chromosome 10, fOsmMor3.pri, whole genome shotgun sequence, the window gtgtgttttccatgtgtgtttgtgtggttttcCACTATATGTCCCCCCTGTGTGTATGCTGGAATGTGTACATGAATAGCTTGAAAATAGTTGCCCAATCCATTGAAAGTGCTTGGCAAAGTAGTTTGTGTACTGTAAGTAGGAGGGGCCTATTATCTGTTGAAAACCTCCCAGTCAGGATGTTGCTCCAACGTAAGAGACTTACAGAAGAACTCTGTTCCCCAACTATACCCTCCTGCCTACCAAAGCTGTGTGCAGGaaccagagagaaaaaaagctgTCTGTAAAAGAGATTAATCAATCGAGCCACATGAAACTTTGCTTGTTATTGTTACAAGTTGATTTATTGAAGGTCTGGATCTGGGTCAAGCATTttctctacccccccaccccccccccccccctcctccccctcttgtcctcctctctcactcccttccatctctccctccatcacttgttcagcaccccccccccccccccccaggtctcccctcttctctcttctcttccctttgTCTCTCATCTGGTTTTCTGTTTTTGTTAAAGGACAGTTGATTAATGGAGCCAAAGACAAAGGCGCTCCAGTCTGAGCCTCTGACGTCCAGATAGAGCTGAGCAAGGTAAATAAAAACACATGTCTCAGACAGGCCAGGGACTGAGACACcaggcgagagagaggagaaattgATGACAGTGCGTACTGATATATTATGTACATTTATATAGGGCCTCTCCAGAGTGGAAAAAtagagacactgtgtgtgtgtgtgtgtctactgtaggTCCTGTGCTGTGTCTTCTCATGGGATTTAGGGTTAAAGGTCACCGACTATCCTAGTGTGCAGGCAACGTTTTTAGTttgttaaatgttcaatgtgtTGGCCCTAGCTGGCTCTCAGCAGAACACAGCAGCAGTATGTGCACAGTCAGTTCTTCATGTTTTATTCAGTGAAAAGCTGGCGAAAAAAACCCCTCAATGATCTGAATGTCCTTTGGGCTTTTAAGTATACGTTTTCAGCCGGACCATGAGAGAAAATGGCTTTAGTGACATAAGAAATATTGTAATAAAACAGCTTGTTGTTTGGACATGGCACCCTAGCCAGGGAATGTAAAACGATCTCAGTAACAGCGACAGTACAGGTTTGTGCTCGGCCGTGTTGTTTTCTCGGTATTGAGTTTTGAGCGTGGTGCCTCTTTATTATTCGCCGTGCTACATGTTGACGTGCACGACCCTCCAGCAGCTCCACCCGTCGCCCCGGTGACCTTCCccgttctctcctctgtctactCAGCTTCATTTTTGGGACGTGCGAGTGTTGCTCACGGCCGCCCCCGTTTAGCCTCCTGTGCGTGCGCACCTGTTCGGATAAACACACGACTCCCTACACAGccagaggtggggagagagagctcttTTAGCTCTcgctttttttgtctttttcttttcgCCTGTGTTTGTTTCGGGGGTTTTAACAAGCCCTGTTGTTTCTCACCACAAAGCCCCTCGCTTAATGGTGTCCTCAGCAttcatttccctctctttttctctccatctctctctttttcctctctctctcttcctctctctgcctcctcccaggGGAGTGTCTGCTCGGGTCCTTTCATTTTTCAGGACAgctcgttgtctctctctctccttctcactcctcATATTTTGTCATGGGGGTTGTGTCAGATTCTGTTATGTATGCCCCCCCTGCCTTtcatcctgcccccctcctctgtttTGTGTACATTGCATAACCATCCGCTGCCATGGCTGGGGGTGCCCCCCTGACAcccgctcctgctcctcccacccccccccccccccctccttccatcccctccctctgcgCTGCCTCTCAGTTCCTTGGCAGCAATCCAGGtcactcctgcctccctccccgttCTTCAAACCTTGAAAGTCAGTGCAGTTGgcctttctctccatccgtctccctctcctctctctcattctctctctctccatcttctcctccctctttttcctctaactctgcccccccccccccccctcacacacacacacacacacacacacacacacacacacacacacacacgctctctatcctgtttctcgctctcctccctcggtgccctctctctcctccagtcatcTCATTAGCTACAGAGGAGACACACTGAGACTCCTCCTAGGCGAGTCTCACTTGACTGAGCATGCCACTTGCAGTAGCAGGGGCCTGGTCCATTATTACCACCAAGCTGTCACACACTGCCTGAACTAGACAACTGCTCTTGAGCCTGGAGTGAACACAGGGTGTTCAGAACAACACCCAGTACCACTGctgctgttacacacacacaacaacacacacacactgcatatacCCTTAATGCAGTACACTAACGTACACAGACGCACAtgaatactcacacacactcaattctTTTTTGCACACTGACACTCCAGAAATCCTCTCCCCTTGTATTCGTTGTAGCGCCCCATGTTCCATGGTGAGGAATGCActgttgatgtggtgtgtgtgtgtgtgtgtgtgtttgtataggcTCAGGTTTCAGGCTCTCCCATGTGCTGGAATGGGCCTCTGCCTCATTGGCAGGGTGACCTCTGGAGGTCAGCGTCCATTACCACATGAAACATATGTCACCCGGCCCTCCTGCTAAAGCCATTTGTCTTCTCCTGGGTCATCCGTCCACATCGCAGAGCCCACTTGCTTGATctgaccagcacacacacacacacacacacacacacatctgaagatAAACCCCTTGCACCCTTACTTCAAAAAACATCCGTGGAGCAGGGGGGgccatccatccctccgtccctccctccctctttccattcctccatccatctctccactccTGCCGGAATAGAAACAACACTGTTGAGCTAGGATCTTATCTTATCATCCATTGCTCTTCATTAGTGATGGCTGACTCCCTGCGTAGCAGTTGAATTCGGACCGCCATTGGCAGGGCCCAAGCAGTGGGATGACCATAGTATTGTTGAGATATATCagcagagcagctctgtttgaggATACCTTCATTCAACGGAAGCAAACATCTATGTCCTGAAAAGAACTGGACAAATGGAAGCCTTCTAACTATGTTCTGCTTCCGCTTCCATGGGATTCAAGTGTTTTCAAATCTGGGTCTAAACAACAAAGCACTGTGCTTTTTCCTGAAAGCATATAAACCTATTAAGAAATAATTGCAGTGCAAAGCCAAAGTGACTGGGCATGTCGAccaagcaacaacaacaaaacagccAGACTACTCTAATACCGAGACGACCTTCACGTTgttattttctttaaaaaatgtattttcgGATAGCGTCGGTACATTATCAATGCATTCTGAGTACATACCCTGTCGCTTGTTTACAGGAAACTGTCATGGATGAGGGATAAACAGGGACGCGTCGTCCCTTTAATGATGGTATATACCCTGCACTCGCCCGCGTATTGATTGAAAGATTGAAGGAGACTCTCAAGGCCTCCCATTCGTTCTTACATGACGCATGGCTCGGGCCACGCTTTTTCCCCTTGCCCTTCATTTTtaccttccctccctttcttctttATTTATCTTAGACGTCCNNNNNNNNNNNNNNNNNNNNNNNNNNNNNNNNNNNNNNNNNNNNNNNNNNNNNNNNNNNNNNNNNNNNNNNNNNNNNNNNNNNNNNNNNNNNNNNNNNNNNNNNNNNNNNNNNNNNNNNNNNNNNNNNNNNNNNNNNNNNNNNNNNNNNNNNNNNNNNNNNNNNNNNNNNNNNNNNNNNNNNNNNNNNNNNNNNNNNNNNTTATTACGTTCCAGAGTGGTTGCTGTTATCAGGATGCACACACTTCTTTTCCCCAAGcagcataacacacacacactcacagaaataCCTCAAACCCAACCTCATGTGATCACTCCCTTTTTCTcagaaggggtggggtggggaggagggagggagggagggagggagggaggtgagggaggtgagggagggggagggagggagggaggtgagggagggtggtgaggaagggaggtaagggagggaggtgagggagggaggaggtgagggagggagggagggagggaggtgagggagggaggggagggagggagggagggagggaggggaggggagaggagggagggaggtgagggagggagggagggagggaggggagggcgagaggagggagggagggaggtgagggaggagaagaggacagatACCATATAGCTAGTGATCCGGGAAGGACAAACTGCAGGCTTTATTTTGTCGGCCATCTGTCGGAGGGCCAACGATCTAATCTCCTGGCTTCATCCTGGACTCCCCTGCCAACGGCACCACCCAAACATggcccacccctctccccagtccAGTCAACATTGCACTGAACTTACAGCCTAGCACAGGAGAAGTCCAGTCAATCGCTAGCCTTGAATGCATTGGGCAGTGCCTAGTAGGTGTTTTTTTCCAAGGTCatgtgacaggagagaggggggggagctaATGTGAGATGGCGTCTAATTGGTCTAAAGCTAACAAGGGGGTGTGGCCTGCCCATGTGAGTTGCATGCAGTATTATCTGTATTGGTTGTGATGTTTATTTGTGCCATGAATGTTTGTACTATTTGTAGTTCTCTGACCTCACGTCTCTAATCGTCATTCTCCACAATACATCTGCAGTCAAAATAACAGCCATGAGAGCATTTGGCTTTGCCCCCTGGCATTGGGTGCTCTTTTTTTTACCCCTCCTTCTTTCACTCTAGTTTAATTTCATTTCAGATTTCCCCCTGATCCGTTTAGAttgaaaagaaagagacaaaagggagggaaagagggagagaaggaaggaaggaagagtgcTTTTGTTTTGGCTGGGGAGCATTCTAAAACCAATGTTCTCTTGCTGTAATGATGATGTGTAGTTGGCCTGAATCCAGAACTGCTTTTTGCCTGGTTAAACCCTATAAAGTAGGCCAAGGCTAGGTAGGAAGATAGTTAAGCTGGCCTCGGTCTTTCAGGCCCTCCAAGCCCCTCACTAAAAGCCTTATGTGTCTAATGTGTGCTAATGCGCCTGTATGAAGCCAGGTGGGTGACCTCATGGAATGGCAACAGGAGTTAATGTTTGTCCTCGTCCAGATTATGTTTTACTAAGCCCTTAAAGAGCTTGGTGTTAGGTAACTTATTGCCTTTAATTGCTGAACATCTGTCCTAAATACAGGACTTTTATCTAAAAGTTTGACAGGTTCTCTAACAATTTTtttcatctccatctccctctccatctccctctccatctctctctccatctctctcaatttctctctccatctctctcttcatatctctctccatatctctctccatctttctctccatctctcgccCACCCTTCCATCCCTCAGGGCTTTTTCCGGAGGAGCATCCAGAAGAACATGGTGTACACCTGCCACCGGGAGAAGAACTGCATCATCAACAAGGTCACACGCAACCGCTGCCAGTACTGCCGGCTGCAGAAGTGCCTGGAAGTGGGGATGTCCAAGGAGTGTGAGTAGTGATAGTAGTAGGAGCAGTACACCCCTAAACTACAGTACCCAGAGTGCTTTGCTGTCAGGCCCTCCTAAATTCACTCCTCAGAACATGGAGGTCCATGATTCTTGCTGAATGTAACCGCATCATGGTATTACCAGAAGACACGGGCTGATTTCTATCGCTATATAAACTAAATAGTTATTTGAATATTCATGACCTCATCAGAGTTAtgtcgtgtgtttgtgtgtcccacTATCTTTGTCCAGTCGTGGTGGTGAAGGACGGCCACCACTGTGGAAACACGTTAACTAAGGCTACTAATTAGCTACTAATACTGAACTGTCAGGTTACATGAACATAAAGTCTAAACGAATAGTCAACATAACATATACCTATGAACACATTGGTGGCTAAGATGGCATTGTGTCTTAATTATTTTGCCATGAAGTCAgcataccttttttttttttttaagtagacAGTGAGTCAGTTactgtctttttttttatcaagttgGATgagaatctctgtgtgtgtgtgtgtgtgtgcgcgcgcgtgtgtgtgtgtgtgtgtgtgagggctgcacAGGAGTGAGGGTGGCCTGGCACCACATCTAATTGTGAAAGTGTTGTGAGGCTTGGCGGGGCTCTGTGATGAATATGTTATCACCTGTGGAGAGCCAAAGAGCAGGTTTCTGCTCTCATCAGTGTATCCCAAGGCTGTGTGACGCCCTCCTTCCGTCatgcatgcgcgcacacacactctcgtacacacccacatactgTCAGATTTGATGAACTAATTGGTGTAGGTGAGAACCAGACTTGTGTGACGattcttttattattttttatttttatttttacctcAGATGAATTTTAAACACAAGCACGATGACAcacaaaatctctctctcacacacacacacacacacttacatgacaCAGTCCCTTTCTCCCTGTCATCTGTGCTGTGTACAGTAAGAGCTCCTGGTGCTCCCCACCGGTACGGCCAAGGCCTACTGTAAAGTAAGTTATCCTCTGAGCTCCTTACCTCTGAATGGGCCCATTAATCATGGTTAGGGCGATCACAGGAGGCAGCTCTTTTATACACACTTAGCTCCTCGTGGCGATAGCTTGTAATCGCACTGCCATCTACTGGTGCGAAACCTGTACTGCACTAGAAGCGTATATACTGTTGAAAAGACACTCGAAGGGAAAGGATTTGCTCTCTCATAAGCTTGCCTGTTAATTTCCAGTCAGTTTTGCGAgttggtgtttggtgtgtgtagtAGCGTGCTGGGCTGAGACGCGTATCTGCAGTCGGCCCTGCGTCGTGCTGGCCGGCGAGTTAGTCTCTGTTGGTGGGGAAGGGGAGAAGCTTGCCATCTGGGACCAGCAGGGAGCcccacacacgtaaacacactctAGGGGATGTCTGGTTGACCTTGAACGGGCAAACCGCTCTGACAGCAGTGCCAGGAGAGATGCCATGTGGTCATgccaagccagagagagagagagagagagaaagagagacagaaagagagagagagagagaaagagagagaaaaagaaagagagatagaaagagaaagagagaagggggggtggtaGAGTGATAACAGATGACTATTGATCCGACTGGGAGGTAGTCTCTTCAGTACCAATGATGACCACTTGTGATCACTTAGGAACCTGACAGTTGTCTGGTAGCCCTTAAACGAAACCCACCTCGCTCAGGTATACGGTCATTAcctgtacataaaaaaaaatatttctatcGGTGTGTGACAAACCCCCACCGTGTCCTTTTGATCTtggctgtggggtgtgtgtgtgtgtgtgtgtggagagaagggggagcccTGTCTCAGTGAGAGAAGGGGGTAAACGTGTGCCCCTCCTTCTGTCGCCCCAGCTCCTCGCTCCAGCTCCAAAGGCGGGATGGCGTCGGGCGCCCAGCCGCCGCCCCCACCCTTGGAGACCGGGCTGGGACAGACTGGGGCGGACAGGGCTCCCCCGGGTAAGCAGCCTCTTCCCCCGACCCCTCTACGCCACAACCcttccataccccccccccccaaccccactccccccccccccccccccaccctgtcttTGCAATCCCCCAACCCCCAATGCACGAGCCCCTAGCATGGAAGGGAGAGATGTGGAAGTCAATgcgattgagagagagggatgacacaggaaggagaggaaagggcagTCTAGAATTGAAGAgtagagcggggggggggggggggggaggatgcgATTATtggataaagagggagaggggaaatatgagaaagagagagggatggaggagcttagtggatggagggagtgggggaaagTTTCATCACTGTCCGTGCCACGAAGGCAAAAGGCTGGAGCTGGCGAACATTGACATTTTTATCTTTCCATTGAATTGAATCTGTGTGATGGAAGAGCTGCCAGCACTTTAATTTTCCACCTTCAAATGATCTctgcctggcccccctccctccaacatgtacacacacacacacacacacatatatacagtacaaacacGCCTACACCTGCACAGAAAACACATTTTCGCACAGGCGCGTTGAGCACACAAAGCCTTtctttcttgccatgaaatCCCCCGTGCAGACAGTGGCTGAGTGACAGGGGTGCTGTTCCCCAGGTCAGACTACAGCGTGCTTCTGTTCAAATGTTCCAGCACACCACCTGAGGGTGGAGAAAGCGTCTGAGGACACAGGGGAAAACCCCCTCATATTCACATTGTGTTGGAGAGAGGCTAAGCTTGCTCTCTCACTCGTCCTCTTTCACTcgcactcaaacacaaacacacacgcacacacacagagcgaagAAGGCAGGCAGTATTGCTTTCTTCTCTTGTGCTTCCCCGCCATGGATCTCCCTCCAGTTATTACATGCTGCAATTCGCCATGACAGATTGTGAGTCCTGGCTAATAGTTCTTTAATGACTTCATTAAATTGTGTTGTGCAGCTTATGATCGCGCTGCCAATTTGTCAGCCGGGATAATGTCTCGGCGTTAAGGATGCCCCACTTTTTATTTAGGGAGGGATTGAACATCtccaggcaggaaggcaggctctCCTTCCCACCTCCTCTAATGGAGGTGGGACACACAGCAGCGCAGGCAGCcccctgagagaggaggaggagggggggggggggggggggggcgggagggagggaggggggaggaagtagGGCCAGACCCACTCATCATTTAGCTATCTTAGGTAAGGCTGGCAGACAATGCAATCATcacacctatgtgtgtgtgtgtgtgtgtcacagacagCTGCTGCACGTAGTTAATCTGCTTCGCCGTTTACATGTGTACTCGGTGCGAATCTAGACGTTGCAAAGTAGCAAAGCGGATGAAAGAAAACATTTAGCTAAGATGTTTTGGTGCGATGTAGTGTTGGGTGGGTCTggatgccccccacccccacccccacccccgcctctctcttcctcagtgttatcccagggagagaggcctgtCCCTGGGCTGATTAATGAGCTGTAGTCCCTGTGTGGTGCAGCTCTCCCTGGCCCTGGGCCAGCCTTCCCTGCCTGCCAGGGCTGTGGAGCAGCGAGACGTCAGCCTCCAGACACGGATCTGAGGTTCCTCCGGTCCTCCAGGATGTGTCTGGGgtcagaggcaggggaggcccgGCTGCTCCTTGGTCTGTGCCTCGGCAGAGCTGTTCCATGTAGGAAACAGAGATAAAGACACAAGCGATAAAACACACCTCGCGAGGCGAGCAAAGAGAAGTGGAAATGTGCGAAAGGAAAGCGGGcgaagcagtgagagagaggagtgggcgcTGGAGGGGGTTTATTTTTCGACGCTGGCTCAGCCGAAGCCCTTTAAACCATTACCACCCTGGATATTTGTCATATTATGTTATTAGATTAGCCAGGGACCCCTAATGAAagcagcagcaatttgtcagcATTATGGACGACTTCAACCCCCCATGCTATTcatcaccagcccccccccccacctcctgcaGCCCCCACCCCCGTCAGACCTCCACACCCGAGGGTTAGGCAGGGGGGATgacgagaaaaagagagagcggggtggggggagtgtgaagagagagggctggataGACCTCTAATGGGATTCCGATGCTAAACACTGTCTGCAGTGTTTTTGTCATTTCAGACGAAGGGGCTGTGAGTGTGTAGCAGCCCCGTTCTCCGGGAGAGCACCCGCAGGGAATGGCATCTTTCTTCCCTCGCttctattctctcctctctctcccccgtcggAGAACCCGGTCACAATCATTTATCTCGTTTCAGTCGTAGGAGAGCCGCGGTGTGTTCCTACGGCTTCTTCTGCAGCACGTCGGGGTTCCACCCGGTGCTGTCCTCCCGCTCTGCTGTTCCACCAGCTGCACCTACCCCGGACCCTGTCTTACCTTACCTTTATATCTCCGTCCCTCCCGCTCCTAGTTTTGTAAAACAATTTGAAAATAGTTCCACCTTTTTCCACACTGAATTACCTCCTTTGTGCTCCGGAGATATATTTTGTATTCCTGCTTAGTACTGATATGAGCACATGATATGATTattgtgagagagtatgtacaTCTAGATGCCCCATATGCTAAAGCCGCCCTTGGTCTCTTTGTGCCTCTTAGCGGTGAGAAACGACcgaaacaagaagaagaaggatgaGAAGAAGCAGGAATGCACGGAGAGCTACGTTCTGACCCCCGACACGGAGCAAATGATCGAGAGGGTCCGCAAGGCCCACCAGgagaccttcccctccctctgtcagctGGGAAAATACACTACGGTGAGTGCTGGGTGGGCTTGGGGGGGTTTCCGACGTGGCTGCTTGACAGCACTATCTCGAAACAGTtggtgtgtggtgcgtgttggCTGGTCAGCGCGTGCGTTCGTCAGTGCTGActcgctctcctccttcagAGTAACAGTTCGGAGCGCCGCGTATCTCTGGATGTGGACCTGTGGGACAAGTTCAGCGAGTTGTCCACCAAGTGCATCATCAAGACGGTGGAGTTTGCCAAACAGCTGCCTGGCTTCACCACCCTCACTATCGCTGACCAGATCACCCTCCTCAAAGCTGCCTGTCTGGACATACTGGTAAggataatctgtgtgtgtgtgtgtgtgttattgtgttcgCCTGAGGGCCGTAACAAGTCAATGGTCATGAACAGTAGATGACTACAATTCCTAAGATTATCAGTATGATCTGGATTTTCATCCAACAAGCTCATCTAATCCCACCGCGCGTTCTCTCAGATTCTCCGGATCTGCACGCGCTACACGCCAGAGCAGGACACTATGACGTTCTCGGACGGCTTGACGTTGAACCGGACCCAGATGCACAACGCTGGCTTCGGCCCGCTTACCGACCTGGTATTCTCCTTCGCCAACCAGCTGCTACCCTTGGAGATGGATGATGCAGAGACAGGGCTTCTCAGCGCCATCTGCCTGCTCTGTGGAGGTACTGCGGGCATTCGTATACTTTATTTGAACTGTTTGGTGTACACTCGGCACATCACTGAGTGTTTCACAAACAAACCCCTACAGCATACCTTTTATCGTACAGTTTTAACAGTACAGCATGTCTTAGCCAGTGCAAGTTATCAAATATATTTGGATGATGAGTCTGATGAATATGTAGACGTGAATAGTCATGTTCCTTCTGTGCTGTTATCTTTTAGACTCCCTGTAGTAACTTATACAAACCATCACCACCACTACTGATAGTGTGTGATGTTCGTAATGCTCAATATTGACATTGTGTGTGGTATTTGCGTTGCGTTGGCGACTGTACAGACCGGCAAGACCTGGAGCAAGCAGACAAGGTGGACGTCCTCCAGGAGCCGCTGCTGGAGGCCCTGAAGATCTacgtgaggaagaggaggccacacaaaccacacatgtTCCCCAAGATGCTGATGAAGATCACCGACCTCAGAAGCATCAGCGCCAAAGGTGAGATTCCGCCTCACGCGCATCGAGGAACTTGTTCTTTGTTGTCTAAGCGTAGTATGTCATCGACACTAATGGTCTCAAACAGTAATGTGAATTATTtctgaggaacaaaaaatctcAGGTGAGGTTACTATGAGGTTACTGTTGCCCATTGTCTTCTGACCTTGTCCTCTTGCCTTTCACCCCCCAAGGCGCCGAGCGTGTCATCACCCTGAAGATGGAGATCCCAGGCTCCATGCCGCCTCTCATCCAGGAGATGTTGGAGAACTCTGAGGGTCTGGACAGCGGGGCCACAGGCTCCCGGAGCAGCGGGGCCCCACCAGGCAGCTGCAGTCCCAGCCTGTCTCCCAGCTCAGCCCAAAGCAGTCCCGCTACACAATCACCGTAGCagccccatccatccatccctctcaccccacccactctatcctcatcccccccctcctgcagccGGGGGAGGGGCTAGACACCGGCCGTGCGTTGGGACTCGCGGGTCCCCTTCGGCTCTCGACACACTCTCATCCTTTAGCTCCACTCCCCCGTTCAAGACACTGTGTGGACACGATGAGAGGtgtcaggaggggggggggggggttctctaaGAGAAGATACTGTAAAAACACTGCTGATATCTCCTccgtccccctgctcctccatctcctctcccttcttacTCGCCACTTTTTTCTGAAAGACTGATGGATGCAAtaggaggggcccctgtgagaGCTGTGGAGACTGGTTCTATAGACGCTGGCGAGACGGGGACAGACTTAACACCTGACACTTTTTTTCGTTGTTCTCAGAAGGTGGCGGACTGCAGATATGGACTTGCCAAAACCGCACCTAAAGACTGGGTCTTTATCATTTTTCCAACTTCGAAAAACAGATTTCGTACAaaagatatataaatatatagagAAAAGTTAGGAATTATTGTGTTTGACTTGTCCATGATGGAATGACAGGTTggggaaaaaaaggtttttCTGAAATTAGAAACTGTATTCCTCCACTGTTTTCATCTTTTCTTAACCATCAAGAGAGGTtacatcgtttttttttttttttttgcagactgATGATGATCTCATCAACAAAAGTAAAGAAGCTAAAAGTTCTATTcaattcaaacaaacacacgtgcacagaaaaaaaagatgcGATAAATATCACATACTATTCCAGGTTGGGTttgttttcctctcttttttctttctttttctttctttttcctgcAAAGAGAATGAAAAAAATGATTGTATGAACTTGGTTGTATGATATGGTCACAGGTCCTTCAAGAAATCAAATGAATGAAGATTCTTTATTAAGATGTATTTTAAGTAGCCTTTGAGTTTGTGTATATAAGCTGTATTCATTTCTTTAAACTATGAAGAGTTTAGCCTTCACTTGATTTTTAAAACAAATACCTTCTCTGTGTTTTGTTTATAGGTTTTGTGTTTCAAGAAAAAATACATTCTGAGCACATTTTACTGAAGGAAACACATACATATTTGGTGTGCTCCTAGATTTTGGACAGGCCCGTGGAATCCCCCAAGTTGTTCAAGGCTTATACAGATGATTTTACTTTGTTCCCTCACTTTTCAACAGATATTTCATACCATGACACAATAGCATTAAAATATGGGACCTAGCTATTTGACCATGTTACAGAgaaagatgtttgttttttggggTCTGGCAAAAGTGATTGATACAACATGTTACTCACAAGGCATTGACTATAGGCACAGTATGATTACATAGAGCAATCTTAGCAATGGTATACACTGTACTTACAGGAGTCTAAGAGAAACGACAAATGTATGGAATGGATGAAAGCCTCTGTTTTTGGTCATATATGTAAAGCCCCCTTAAGTTTATGTTGACTAGGACTTCTTATCTCCCTAATAATTTATTGTAACAATCTGTGACCTTTGGTTGCATCCAGAGCAATGACATGTCATTAATATT includes:
- the LOC136950306 gene encoding retinoic acid receptor alpha isoform X2 — protein: MVYTCHREKNCIINKVTRNRCQYCRLQKCLEVGMSKESVRNDRNKKKKDEKKQECTESYVLTPDTEQMIERVRKAHQETFPSLCQLGKYTTSNSSERRVSLDVDLWDKFSELSTKCIIKTVEFAKQLPGFTTLTIADQITLLKAACLDILILRICTRYTPEQDTMTFSDGLTLNRTQMHNAGFGPLTDLVFSFANQLLPLEMDDAETGLLSAICLLCGDRQDLEQADKVDVLQEPLLEALKIYVRKRRPHKPHMFPKMLMKITDLRSISAKGAERVITLKMEIPGSMPPLIQEMLENSEGLDSGATGSRSSGAPPGSCSPSLSPSSAQSSPATQSP
- the LOC136950306 gene encoding retinoic acid receptor alpha isoform X1, with the translated sequence MVYTCHREKNCIINKVTRNRCQYCRLQKCLEVGMSKESPRSSSKGGMASGAQPPPPPLETGLGQTGADRAPPAVRNDRNKKKKDEKKQECTESYVLTPDTEQMIERVRKAHQETFPSLCQLGKYTTSNSSERRVSLDVDLWDKFSELSTKCIIKTVEFAKQLPGFTTLTIADQITLLKAACLDILILRICTRYTPEQDTMTFSDGLTLNRTQMHNAGFGPLTDLVFSFANQLLPLEMDDAETGLLSAICLLCGDRQDLEQADKVDVLQEPLLEALKIYVRKRRPHKPHMFPKMLMKITDLRSISAKGAERVITLKMEIPGSMPPLIQEMLENSEGLDSGATGSRSSGAPPGSCSPSLSPSSAQSSPATQSP